A DNA window from Marispirochaeta aestuarii contains the following coding sequences:
- a CDS encoding YkgJ family cysteine cluster protein, with product MTCRAGCGACCIAISISSSIPGMPDGKPAGVPCVNLDEHFRCSIHGSPDYPAVCAALRPDPGMCGSNRQEALLFLSELERETCPQD from the coding sequence ATGACCTGCCGGGCCGGCTGCGGAGCCTGTTGCATCGCCATATCCATCTCATCCTCCATTCCCGGAATGCCCGATGGAAAACCCGCGGGGGTACCCTGCGTCAATCTTGATGAACATTTCCGCTGCAGTATTCATGGTTCTCCCGATTACCCGGCGGTGTGTGCCGCTTTGCGTCCCGATCCCGGTATGTGCGGATCGAACAGGCAGGAAGCCCTTCTGTTCCTGTCGGAACTCGAACGGGAGACCTGTCCTCAAGATTGA
- a CDS encoding DMT family transporter codes for MKDSSILNDRLTLGAGLLAFLSATLWGGNTVSIKIASSGMPPAAIAAVRFFLGALAVWPYARFAGISLKLVKEELLFLLGLVALFVVQILTMNIGTSLTLAAHATVLISSYPFATALFAHLLIRGDHLNGGKILGMAVSFSGVALIFGEAFIVGSAGSIAGDLIVFSSCILLGLRQVVTKRMTQGLHPVKLVFWQSVFSVPAFLAVTFIFEGSYEYRINPAVVAAILYQGVVVAGFCFILLTSLLRRYNASVITSFSFFTPLFGVILSGVLLGEVLSPWLILSVALIAAGIVVVSRFGETKAEIKGSPGI; via the coding sequence ATGAAGGACTCATCCATACTGAATGACAGGCTTACCCTTGGGGCAGGTCTCCTGGCTTTTCTTTCCGCAACCTTATGGGGCGGTAATACGGTTTCCATAAAGATCGCCTCCAGCGGTATGCCTCCGGCGGCCATTGCGGCGGTCCGCTTTTTTCTGGGAGCCCTGGCGGTCTGGCCCTATGCAAGGTTCGCGGGAATTTCCCTGAAGCTCGTTAAGGAGGAACTCCTTTTTTTACTGGGTCTTGTGGCCCTCTTTGTGGTACAGATACTTACGATGAATATAGGGACCTCCCTGACTCTGGCGGCCCATGCAACGGTGCTTATCTCCTCTTATCCCTTTGCCACGGCCCTTTTCGCCCATTTGCTGATCCGGGGAGATCACCTGAACGGCGGTAAGATCCTGGGCATGGCTGTCTCCTTCAGCGGTGTGGCGCTCATATTCGGGGAAGCCTTCATAGTCGGCAGTGCAGGTTCGATTGCGGGTGATCTCATCGTGTTCAGCAGCTGTATTCTTCTCGGTCTGCGACAGGTGGTTACCAAGAGAATGACCCAGGGGCTGCATCCGGTAAAGCTGGTATTCTGGCAGTCGGTATTCAGTGTTCCGGCTTTTCTGGCGGTGACGTTCATTTTCGAAGGCTCCTATGAGTACAGGATAAATCCTGCGGTTGTCGCCGCTATTCTCTATCAGGGTGTAGTGGTGGCAGGCTTCTGCTTTATTCTGCTCACCAGCCTTTTACGGCGCTACAATGCCAGCGTAATAACCTCCTTCTCGTTCTTTACTCCTTTGTTCGGTGTCATTTTAAGCGGTGTGCTTCTGGGAGAGGTCTTGTCCCCCTGGCTGATTCTCAGTGTCGCCCTGATCGCTGCCGGAATCGTGGTGGTAAGCAGATTCGGTGAAACAAAGGCGGAAATAAAAGGCAGTCCTGGGATTTGA